From Paenibacillus physcomitrellae, the proteins below share one genomic window:
- a CDS encoding ATPase — translation MLRLGERIVIVDDAFEQNLPVGEYGYIIAYDRNPDNAFDYVIRLPKAGRNFFVPASDIESEEQLIKQEVDRVEREALLDFALATHNEKLFFQIMNGDAEQPEAQEPTQEAMSTADFIKQVNLRAWI, via the coding sequence CTTTCGAGCAGAATCTTCCTGTTGGGGAATACGGCTACATCATTGCTTATGACCGTAATCCGGATAATGCGTTTGATTACGTTATCCGCTTGCCTAAAGCGGGTCGGAATTTTTTTGTTCCAGCAAGCGACATTGAGTCCGAGGAACAATTGATTAAGCAGGAAGTAGATCGGGTAGAACGCGAAGCGCTTTTGGATTTCGCATTGGCCACTCATAACGAGAAGCTTTTTTTTCAAATTATGAACGGTGATGCTGAGCAGCCGGAGGCACAAGAACCAACACAGGAAGCGATGTCCACAGCAGATTTTATCAAACAGGTAAATTTGCGGGCTTGGATTTAA